In Sphingobacterium thalpophilum, a genomic segment contains:
- a CDS encoding methyltransferase domain-containing protein — protein MNSSLLDGNYWDERYKNKATGWDIGYASPAIINYAAESIAKDASILIPGCGNAYEAKALLDMGFHQITLLDIAPTLVAKVRKEFANSPQIQILCQDFFQHLGQYDYIIEQTFFCALDPSLRPSYVQQMHTLLKQQGILTGLLFKRDFAQQGPPFGGDQTEYQQLFASQFDILQLTDSTNSIPQRQGNELFFELRKKESTCPA, from the coding sequence ATGAATTCTTCACTATTGGATGGAAACTATTGGGATGAACGTTATAAGAACAAAGCAACAGGCTGGGATATTGGTTATGCCTCTCCTGCTATTATCAACTATGCAGCGGAGTCTATTGCGAAAGATGCCTCTATTCTAATTCCCGGTTGTGGAAATGCTTATGAAGCAAAGGCTCTACTTGACATGGGGTTCCATCAAATTACCTTACTTGATATCGCTCCGACCCTTGTTGCGAAGGTAAGAAAGGAGTTTGCCAATAGCCCTCAGATCCAAATTTTATGTCAAGATTTTTTCCAGCACCTGGGTCAGTACGACTATATAATTGAGCAAACATTTTTTTGTGCACTGGATCCTTCATTACGCCCCAGCTACGTACAACAAATGCATACTTTGCTCAAGCAGCAGGGTATTCTGACGGGTTTATTGTTCAAACGGGATTTTGCGCAACAAGGACCACCTTTCGGTGGAGATCAAACGGAATATCAACAATTATTCGCATCGCAATTTGACATTTTACAGCTAACAGATTCAACCAACAGTATTCCCCAAAGACAGGGAAATGAACTTTTTTTTGAGCTGCGCAAAAAAGAGTCTACTTGCCCGGCATGA
- a CDS encoding SulP family inorganic anion transporter, with product MNNTFEIFNIKSINLKNELFAGLTVAMTMIPESLSFAILAGLPPLTGLYAAFLMGLITSVLGGRPGMVSGGAGATVVVLMALAASHGIDYLFAAVVLAGLLQFLVGLFKWGKFVRLIPQPVMYGFLNGLAIIIFMAQVVQFKVNTGQGAEWMSGSTLYIMGGLTLLTMLIVIGFPRITKAVPASLIAILVVFGLVSLLGIDTKKVVDIASVSGTLPHLHLPNVPLSWETLQLIFPYSLVMAGVGLVESLLTLNMVDEITASKGNANRESMAQGIANTINGFFGGMGGCAMVAQTLVNLNAGARTRLSSFIGAMTILVIILVGAPFIEQIPMAALVGVMMMVAIGTFQWVSLRIVNKFPKSDIFVGIIVAGITVVLHNLALAVLIGVVVSALVFAWDNAKRIRARKYLDAEGIKHYEIYGPLFFGSTANFLDKFDVLEDPERVILDFKESRVVDMSAVDALNKITERYAAQGKKIELWHLSEDCRSLLKNAAGIVKVNIMEDPTYRVMPGK from the coding sequence ATGAACAATACCTTTGAAATATTCAATATAAAATCGATTAATCTTAAGAATGAGTTGTTTGCAGGATTAACGGTCGCAATGACAATGATTCCGGAATCACTCTCATTTGCAATTTTAGCCGGGCTACCACCCTTGACCGGACTTTACGCAGCATTTTTAATGGGTTTGATCACTTCCGTTTTGGGAGGTAGGCCAGGGATGGTATCTGGAGGTGCTGGCGCAACAGTGGTTGTATTGATGGCCCTGGCGGCAAGTCACGGTATTGATTACCTGTTTGCTGCGGTCGTCTTGGCGGGGCTCCTGCAATTTTTAGTCGGGCTTTTTAAATGGGGGAAATTTGTGCGCTTGATTCCACAGCCTGTTATGTACGGTTTTTTAAACGGACTGGCCATTATCATTTTTATGGCTCAAGTAGTCCAATTTAAGGTGAATACCGGGCAGGGGGCGGAGTGGATGTCGGGAAGTACCTTATACATCATGGGGGGATTGACTCTGCTGACGATGTTGATTGTGATTGGATTTCCGCGGATAACGAAGGCTGTTCCAGCCTCTTTAATCGCTATTTTGGTTGTATTTGGCCTGGTTTCTCTTTTAGGTATTGATACCAAAAAAGTAGTAGATATTGCCTCTGTTAGTGGGACATTGCCACATCTACATTTACCTAATGTACCCCTGAGCTGGGAAACATTGCAACTGATTTTTCCGTATTCTTTGGTGATGGCTGGAGTAGGGTTGGTGGAGTCGCTTTTGACACTGAACATGGTGGACGAAATAACGGCGAGTAAAGGAAATGCAAACCGCGAATCCATGGCACAGGGGATAGCCAATACAATCAATGGATTTTTTGGGGGAATGGGTGGATGTGCCATGGTTGCTCAAACACTGGTCAATTTAAATGCTGGTGCACGCACGCGGCTTTCTTCTTTTATTGGAGCGATGACCATCTTAGTGATTATTTTGGTAGGTGCTCCTTTTATTGAGCAGATACCCATGGCCGCGTTGGTCGGTGTGATGATGATGGTAGCCATTGGAACCTTCCAATGGGTGAGCCTACGGATTGTGAATAAATTTCCCAAATCAGATATTTTCGTTGGGATTATTGTCGCCGGAATTACCGTGGTTTTACATAATTTGGCACTTGCGGTGCTTATTGGTGTAGTGGTATCCGCACTTGTATTTGCCTGGGATAATGCGAAGCGCATTCGGGCAAGAAAATATTTGGATGCCGAGGGCATCAAGCATTATGAAATCTATGGCCCTCTTTTCTTTGGTTCGACAGCTAATTTTTTGGATAAATTTGATGTTTTGGAAGATCCCGAGCGCGTGATTTTAGATTTTAAGGAAAGTCGTGTGGTGGATATGTCCGCCGTGGATGCACTCAACAAAATTACCGAACGCTACGCTGCACAAGGGAAAAAAATCGAATTGTGGCACCTCAGTGAAGATTGTCGCTCTTTGTTAAAAAATGCTGCGGGCATTGTGAAGGTCAATATCATGGAAGATCCAACCTATCGGGTCATGCCGGGCAAGTAG
- a CDS encoding DUF3943 domain-containing protein, with protein MFISIKQRINQRHYSLLICIFLLLVQLGSIGPSKAAFLPARESLMTSDSLFRAKPVEKYPMYHDGQPRHWNNHLINVKQTDSLFDYQKKNFLRAGIEWFSIQAIPASVNYFIRKDPVSHISFKNFFSHLKLSAWTWDDNLFATNQIAHPYHGQFYFNSFRSNNYSFLQSTAATVAGSYIWETAGETEPPSINDIINTSFGGTILGEMTHRLSHHILSRPSLTKGQRNKKELLAMLINPINGLNRLLDGRWGDKVKGAVVDSSLVHTEVELGLRRFDAKEHDILNKGKNDIYARIKLIYTNDDLDKKKPFDDFFLNLELGSDDSSIVNAVNVYASLYGNRILSNLTGRHRGIVSAHFDFLRNEAFYYGSQSINYNVFSNFNIGSRTKLTTILGGGPVVLAAVPDPYLHFGESRTYDYGPGADVRASATLSTLNRFKFGVDYRGGYFVTISGNKSHHFLHAVSTSASMRIWKNFGVNLYSGYFRLEGHYQDHNNVNKDYPFVRIALAYNSEY; from the coding sequence ATGTTCATTTCGATCAAACAACGCATTAACCAACGTCATTATAGTCTCTTAATATGTATCTTTTTGTTGCTTGTCCAGCTCGGGAGTATAGGGCCTAGTAAGGCTGCATTCCTACCAGCTAGAGAATCCTTAATGACTTCAGATAGCCTATTTCGAGCGAAACCTGTCGAAAAATATCCCATGTACCACGATGGGCAACCACGACATTGGAACAATCATCTTATCAACGTAAAACAAACAGACAGTCTATTCGATTACCAAAAGAAGAACTTCTTAAGGGCGGGAATTGAGTGGTTTTCCATCCAAGCTATTCCTGCTTCGGTTAATTACTTCATTCGAAAAGATCCTGTTTCGCATATTTCCTTTAAAAACTTCTTTAGCCATTTAAAACTGTCTGCCTGGACCTGGGACGACAATCTCTTTGCAACAAATCAAATAGCGCATCCTTATCACGGTCAGTTTTATTTTAATTCGTTCCGATCCAACAACTACAGTTTTCTACAATCGACAGCAGCAACCGTAGCTGGTAGCTATATCTGGGAAACTGCAGGTGAAACAGAACCACCATCCATCAATGATATCATCAACACAAGTTTTGGTGGTACTATTTTAGGTGAAATGACCCATAGACTATCGCATCATATTCTTTCGCGCCCGAGTCTGACCAAAGGACAACGTAATAAAAAAGAACTATTGGCCATGCTGATCAATCCGATAAACGGGCTCAACCGTCTGCTCGACGGGCGCTGGGGAGATAAGGTAAAAGGTGCGGTGGTCGACAGTTCTTTAGTACACACCGAAGTTGAATTGGGGCTAAGACGGTTTGATGCCAAGGAACATGATATCTTGAATAAAGGAAAGAATGATATCTATGCGCGTATCAAACTGATTTACACCAACGATGATCTAGACAAAAAGAAACCCTTTGATGACTTCTTTCTCAATTTGGAACTTGGATCAGATGATAGTTCCATCGTCAATGCGGTCAATGTGTATGCCTCGTTATACGGTAACCGTATTTTATCCAATTTAACGGGACGTCACCGTGGTATTGTGTCTGCGCATTTCGACTTTCTACGCAATGAAGCTTTTTATTACGGATCACAGAGCATCAATTACAATGTTTTTTCAAACTTCAATATTGGTAGCCGTACCAAGCTGACAACCATCCTTGGTGGTGGTCCAGTGGTATTGGCCGCTGTACCCGATCCTTATCTCCATTTTGGTGAAAGCCGTACATACGATTATGGCCCCGGGGCCGATGTTAGGGCTTCAGCCACATTGAGCACATTAAACCGCTTTAAATTTGGTGTAGATTATCGTGGCGGATATTTTGTCACAATCAGTGGCAACAAATCCCACCATTTTCTACACGCGGTATCCACGAGTGCTTCAATGCGTATCTGGAAAAATTTTGGTGTCAACCTTTACTCCGGTTACTTTAGATTGGAAGGTCATTATCAAGACCATAACAATGTCAACAAAGACTATCCTTTTGTCCGGATAGCACTAGCCTACAACTCTGAATACTAG
- a CDS encoding L,D-transpeptidase family protein, translated as MLRFLVFISFVSVVFFSCKDNPPTYGDVLAKEFENKSYKDFDTAAYVKVFREVYGKEKPQLVNPSWMKELSDSTEGMTLIAEHLFDGSIDTMLTYFERSDAHGIRTSYFHTAAIKETLSSLRKLKTKDVAEVYPLLAKLDLLSTDGLVAYISSIKYGVVNPKRLYGRYFVPQKRMSYGKVVQMLDSVKIGTVLTDIQPKNQYYTRFQDLLENGNLNSAQRSQVLMVLEKLRWMGDAFPEKYVFVNIPEQRLHIMEEGKTSQLMNVCVGETDNPAYTRKGENHETPVMQGVLDAMQVNPVWNIPSSIVKKELLSSVRNNPNYLASRNMVAYYKGKQVDPATVNWNSDSVENFRFKQNPGSDNSLGNVKFLFENPYSIYLHDTPAKQMFGQSNRAVSHGCVRVEKPVDLASYLVNNEKQAEKIAKEITTDSISKSRWVTLKRQMPVYITYYTTWLDDEGKLVTYPDIYGYDPRLKEALKKYWAN; from the coding sequence ATGTTACGATTTTTAGTTTTTATTTCATTTGTTTCAGTAGTATTTTTTTCTTGTAAAGATAATCCTCCGACTTATGGCGATGTGTTGGCGAAAGAGTTTGAAAATAAGTCCTATAAGGATTTTGACACAGCAGCTTATGTAAAAGTCTTCCGTGAAGTGTATGGCAAGGAAAAACCTCAATTGGTTAATCCGAGCTGGATGAAGGAATTATCGGATTCTACTGAAGGGATGACTTTAATTGCCGAACACCTTTTTGACGGTAGTATCGACACCATGTTAACGTACTTTGAACGAAGCGATGCGCATGGTATTCGAACTAGTTATTTCCATACGGCTGCGATTAAGGAAACATTATCTTCGCTTCGAAAACTGAAAACCAAAGATGTTGCTGAAGTTTATCCCTTATTGGCCAAACTTGACTTATTGAGTACTGATGGGCTGGTGGCTTATATTAGCAGCATAAAATATGGTGTGGTCAACCCCAAACGCCTTTATGGACGATATTTCGTTCCTCAAAAGCGTATGAGCTATGGCAAAGTTGTACAAATGCTGGATAGTGTAAAAATTGGAACTGTGTTGACCGATATCCAACCTAAAAATCAGTATTACACCAGGTTTCAGGATCTATTGGAAAACGGGAACCTAAACAGTGCACAACGAAGCCAGGTGTTAATGGTATTGGAAAAATTGCGCTGGATGGGAGATGCTTTTCCGGAGAAATATGTATTTGTGAACATACCTGAACAACGGTTACATATTATGGAAGAAGGGAAGACAAGTCAACTGATGAATGTGTGTGTAGGTGAAACTGATAATCCCGCCTATACGCGGAAAGGTGAGAATCACGAGACGCCTGTCATGCAAGGGGTGTTGGATGCCATGCAAGTAAATCCTGTATGGAATATTCCAAGCAGTATTGTCAAGAAAGAGTTATTGTCAAGCGTTCGAAATAATCCAAACTATCTGGCTTCGCGTAATATGGTAGCCTACTACAAAGGTAAACAAGTGGACCCTGCAACGGTCAACTGGAATTCGGATTCTGTGGAGAATTTTCGTTTTAAACAAAATCCTGGTTCGGATAATTCATTGGGGAATGTGAAGTTTTTGTTTGAGAACCCCTATTCCATTTATCTGCACGATACGCCTGCAAAACAAATGTTTGGGCAGAGCAATCGCGCAGTGAGCCATGGTTGTGTGCGTGTTGAAAAACCCGTTGATTTGGCGTCTTACCTTGTCAATAATGAAAAACAGGCCGAAAAAATTGCAAAAGAAATTACGACAGATTCGATCTCAAAATCACGTTGGGTAACACTTAAACGGCAGATGCCAGTTTATATCACCTATTATACAACCTGGTTGGATGACGAAGGGAAACTTGTTACGTATCCGGATATATATGGTTATGATCCGCGTTTGAAGGAAGCGTTAAAGAAATATTGGGCAAATTAA
- the fbp gene encoding class 1 fructose-bisphosphatase codes for MSGITTLGQFIIEKQADFPYAKGELSRLLRDIGIAAKIVNREVNKAGLVDILGDAGQVNVQGEGQKKLDVYADEQFIKALQSGGECCVVASEEHENPVYIQSGVSKNAKYIVCIDPLDGSSNIDVNVSVGTIFSIYRRISDTGVSCNSNDILQHGTKQVAAGYVIYGSSTMLVYTTGKGVNGFTLDPSIGEFCLSHPDMKIPASGQIYSINEGNYSKFPNGVKQYIKYCQMEDSATQRPYASRYIGSMVADIHRNLLKGGIFLYPTTSAHPNGKLRLMYECNPIAFIIEQAGGKASNGSQRILDIEPKTLHQRSAAFLGNTDMVELLEDFLEKYSD; via the coding sequence ATGAGTGGTATAACTACACTAGGTCAATTTATCATTGAAAAACAGGCCGATTTTCCGTATGCTAAAGGGGAGCTTTCTAGACTACTGCGCGATATTGGAATCGCAGCAAAAATTGTAAATAGAGAGGTTAATAAAGCGGGATTGGTTGATATTTTAGGCGATGCAGGCCAGGTCAATGTGCAGGGCGAGGGACAAAAGAAACTGGATGTTTATGCCGATGAGCAGTTTATCAAAGCGCTTCAAAGTGGGGGAGAATGCTGTGTAGTTGCCTCAGAGGAACATGAAAATCCAGTGTATATCCAATCAGGGGTTTCCAAAAATGCGAAATATATTGTGTGTATTGACCCGCTGGATGGCTCAAGCAATATCGATGTTAACGTATCTGTGGGGACGATTTTTTCCATTTATCGACGAATTTCTGATACGGGTGTTTCTTGTAATAGCAATGATATTTTACAGCATGGAACGAAACAGGTCGCTGCAGGTTATGTAATCTATGGTAGTTCAACCATGTTGGTGTACACAACGGGAAAGGGCGTAAACGGATTCACATTGGATCCTTCGATCGGCGAGTTTTGTTTATCCCATCCTGATATGAAAATTCCGGCTTCGGGTCAAATTTATTCGATTAACGAAGGAAATTATTCCAAATTTCCAAACGGCGTTAAGCAATATATCAAATATTGCCAAATGGAGGACAGTGCAACGCAACGCCCCTATGCATCGCGGTATATCGGCTCAATGGTCGCCGATATACACCGCAATCTCCTCAAAGGGGGCATCTTTCTTTATCCAACGACTTCTGCGCACCCTAATGGTAAGCTAAGATTGATGTATGAGTGCAATCCAATTGCCTTCATCATTGAGCAGGCAGGGGGTAAAGCTTCGAATGGATCTCAGCGTATACTAGATATTGAGCCAAAAACTTTGCACCAGCGATCAGCAGCTTTTTTGGGTAATACCGATATGGTGGAATTGCTGGAAGATTTCCTGGAAAAATACAGTGATTGA
- a CDS encoding heavy metal translocating P-type ATPase → MQHHYTLSGMSCDGCRTTIEHALNELPGVHAEVTLNPPSMTVTSQKHIPLQQLQEIISKLGPYQLSEIHKHQGDLQSDQHIVAQASERYGCPMHCEGEKTYSQPGNCPICGMHLVKLDAETAIKNKLHTEHAATLHIQHEQQHNHSAQSNATVHQSQTISTPDKAHGHTSADQYYCPMHCEGDKRYNEPGNCPVCGMNLEKVPMLKTDLQYTCPMHPEIVQDHPGNCPICGMDLVPIANGNDEADDHTYRDLRMKLWVSILFTVPIFILSMGEMLPGNPIGKIISPSWSGWVQLALSLPVVFYTCWSFFQRGWVSFKTWRLNMFSLIALGAGAAFVYSLVGLFFPQVFPAELKNHHGYIALYFESVTVILTLVLLGQVMEAKAHSKTNSAIKELIKLSPSEATRVENGIDKKIGIDQIQLGDILKVKPGDKIPVDGQITDGNSNIDESMLTGEPIPVEKQTGDHVSSGTINGDRSFLMKAERIGSDTLLAQIIQLVNDASRSKAPIQRLTDKVSEIFVPIVIIIAILTFLTWWLWVPSASLAFGFANALAVLIVACPCALGLATPMSVMVGVGKGAKHGILIKDASALEKMNQVDVVLTDKTGTITEGKPTVDDIQPNSSSSKDEILSLAAALNANSTHPLGHAIIERAKKENSKTDLAVSDFENVAGQGIKGNIAGHSIALGNQLLMESIGITIPHDMKQMAETAQSHGKTVSFLAKDSSLLGYFSISDQIKASSKRAIQYLIQHKVDVVMLTGDNIHTARAVADQVGIKHFKANALPKDKLQEIHALQQKGHVVAMAGDGINDAPALAQADIGIAMGTGTDVAIQSASLTLLKGDLIGIAKAKVLSQKLLRNIKENLGFAFVYNILGIPLAAGLLYPSFGILLSPMIAAAAMSFSSVSVILNSLRLNRAKIDID, encoded by the coding sequence ATGCAACACCACTATACACTTTCGGGAATGTCCTGTGATGGATGTAGAACCACAATCGAACATGCATTGAATGAGCTTCCTGGGGTTCATGCCGAGGTAACTTTAAACCCGCCAAGCATGACAGTAACATCCCAGAAACATATTCCGTTACAGCAATTACAGGAAATAATATCAAAATTAGGTCCTTATCAACTCAGCGAAATACATAAGCATCAGGGTGATCTACAGTCCGATCAACACATTGTAGCACAAGCTTCGGAGAGATATGGCTGCCCCATGCATTGCGAAGGTGAAAAAACGTACAGCCAGCCAGGAAATTGTCCGATTTGTGGTATGCATTTGGTGAAGCTCGATGCAGAAACAGCAATTAAAAATAAGCTGCATACTGAGCATGCAGCGACCTTGCATATCCAACACGAACAGCAACACAATCATTCCGCTCAGTCAAATGCCACGGTACATCAATCACAGACAATATCTACACCTGACAAAGCACATGGTCATACGTCTGCTGATCAATACTATTGTCCGATGCATTGTGAGGGAGACAAACGCTATAATGAACCCGGAAACTGTCCGGTATGCGGCATGAATCTGGAAAAGGTACCCATGTTAAAGACAGATCTTCAATATACCTGTCCTATGCATCCTGAGATTGTACAAGATCATCCTGGAAATTGCCCTATATGCGGTATGGACCTTGTGCCTATTGCCAATGGGAATGATGAGGCCGACGATCACACATATCGTGATCTACGCATGAAATTATGGGTCTCTATCCTATTTACGGTCCCGATCTTTATACTTTCCATGGGTGAAATGCTTCCCGGTAATCCAATAGGTAAAATCATTTCGCCGAGTTGGTCTGGTTGGGTTCAGCTGGCTTTATCCCTGCCGGTTGTTTTTTATACCTGTTGGTCTTTTTTTCAACGGGGCTGGGTATCTTTCAAAACCTGGCGCCTTAATATGTTTAGCCTGATTGCACTTGGTGCTGGAGCTGCGTTTGTCTATAGTTTGGTTGGCCTATTTTTTCCGCAGGTATTCCCTGCTGAATTAAAAAATCACCATGGCTACATTGCACTTTACTTCGAATCCGTTACCGTCATATTGACTTTGGTATTATTAGGCCAGGTGATGGAGGCCAAAGCACATTCCAAAACCAATTCGGCAATCAAAGAGCTGATCAAGCTGAGCCCTTCCGAAGCTACGCGCGTGGAAAATGGAATAGATAAAAAGATCGGCATAGATCAAATTCAACTCGGAGATATACTCAAAGTAAAACCCGGGGACAAAATCCCCGTTGACGGACAGATTACGGATGGCAACAGTAACATTGATGAATCCATGCTGACGGGTGAACCTATTCCCGTAGAAAAGCAAACAGGAGATCATGTCAGTTCAGGAACAATCAATGGCGACCGCAGTTTCCTCATGAAAGCAGAGCGTATCGGTTCGGACACACTACTGGCTCAGATCATTCAACTCGTCAATGATGCGAGCAGAAGCAAGGCACCCATTCAACGATTAACGGATAAAGTATCCGAGATATTTGTCCCGATTGTCATCATTATTGCAATTTTGACATTTCTTACCTGGTGGCTTTGGGTTCCTTCCGCTTCCTTAGCATTCGGCTTTGCCAATGCACTTGCCGTACTTATTGTCGCCTGCCCCTGTGCCTTGGGACTCGCTACACCGATGTCTGTCATGGTGGGTGTCGGCAAAGGGGCCAAACATGGGATCCTGATCAAAGATGCAAGTGCGCTGGAAAAAATGAACCAAGTGGATGTGGTTCTAACAGACAAAACAGGTACCATCACCGAAGGAAAACCCACCGTTGATGATATTCAGCCAAACTCTTCCAGCAGCAAAGACGAGATATTATCTTTGGCTGCCGCTTTAAACGCCAATAGCACACATCCATTAGGTCATGCTATTATTGAAAGGGCAAAAAAGGAAAATAGTAAAACGGACCTTGCAGTTTCCGATTTTGAAAATGTTGCCGGGCAAGGAATCAAGGGAAATATAGCTGGACATAGCATAGCACTGGGCAATCAATTGTTGATGGAGTCTATCGGCATAACAATTCCTCATGATATGAAGCAGATGGCCGAAACTGCTCAATCCCATGGAAAGACGGTATCCTTCCTTGCAAAAGACAGTAGCTTATTGGGGTATTTTAGTATTTCAGATCAAATAAAAGCCTCTTCGAAGCGTGCAATCCAATATCTTATACAGCATAAAGTCGATGTCGTTATGCTGACGGGAGATAATATCCATACGGCAAGGGCTGTGGCGGATCAAGTTGGCATCAAGCATTTCAAAGCCAATGCCTTGCCCAAAGATAAATTGCAGGAAATTCATGCGTTACAGCAAAAAGGACATGTGGTGGCTATGGCTGGTGATGGTATCAATGATGCCCCTGCCCTTGCTCAAGCCGATATCGGCATTGCCATGGGCACAGGGACCGATGTTGCCATACAAAGCGCTTCACTCACTTTGCTGAAAGGAGACCTTATCGGAATAGCCAAAGCAAAGGTACTGAGCCAAAAACTACTCCGTAATATTAAGGAGAACCTGGGTTTTGCTTTCGTCTATAATATACTCGGGATTCCATTGGCTGCCGGACTTCTATATCCTTCTTTCGGAATTCTCCTGTCCCCGATGATTGCTGCCGCTGCAATGAGTTTCAGCTCCGTTTCGGTTATCTTGAATTCTTTACGCTTAAATCGTGCAAAGATCGATATCGATTAA
- a CDS encoding lipopolysaccharide assembly protein LapA domain-containing protein: MRNIFLILITVIITVVCVKNPQSVQLNFLGESQVALWKLLLVFFIAGIVFVSLLKIGKKKQRAYEEEEIDESEEENSDRKSQLSDEDREFLS, encoded by the coding sequence ATGCGTAATATCTTTTTAATCTTGATAACGGTTATCATCACAGTTGTGTGTGTCAAAAATCCGCAATCGGTGCAGCTCAATTTTCTCGGGGAATCACAAGTGGCACTATGGAAGCTATTATTGGTCTTTTTTATTGCAGGAATTGTATTTGTATCCCTATTGAAAATCGGAAAAAAGAAACAGCGGGCGTATGAAGAGGAAGAAATAGACGAATCGGAAGAAGAAAACAGCGACAGAAAGTCCCAATTATCGGATGAAGACCGGGAATTTCTATCCTAA
- a CDS encoding transposase produces MHESFNALMPLIIPEGVSDYFEMTHYSKEEKRLDIFLEELNNTPEEYQGQKLISKGFFEPVTLQDFPIRGMQVYLHVKRRRWLNQDTDKVVYRNWELVAKGTRITQDFAAFLKGISGQPGS; encoded by the coding sequence ATGCACGAATCTTTTAACGCGTTAATGCCCTTAATTATTCCCGAAGGAGTTTCCGATTATTTTGAGATGACCCACTATTCCAAAGAAGAAAAAAGACTGGATATCTTTCTGGAGGAACTCAATAATACACCTGAAGAATATCAAGGCCAGAAGTTGATTTCCAAGGGGTTTTTCGAACCCGTTACCCTTCAAGATTTTCCTATCCGTGGCATGCAGGTCTATCTTCATGTCAAGCGCCGCAGGTGGCTCAACCAGGATACCGATAAAGTAGTCTACAGAAATTGGGAACTAGTAGCCAAAGGGACGCGCATCACACAGGATTTCGCAGCTTTTTTAAAAGGTATCAGCGGACAACCAGGCTCATAG
- a CDS encoding transposase: MTFPQNVSGHLSIDETCLSHGELYTVVTNKEARGKKGTIVAILNGTKSENIIPILQKIPQRLRNKVQEITLDLAGNMGLIAKRCFPNAVQVIDRFHVQQLANEALQEIRIKHRWQAIDDENQAIDQARKNKETYFPEVLSNSETIKQLLARSRYLLYKSEHKWTYEQRERAAVLFERYPDIEKAYRLSQELSWIFNTTIDKIYAFTRLAKWADKVEQAGFKSFNTVSRTINIHHKKILNYFDNKSTNASAESFNAKIKAFRSQFRGVGDINFFLFRLTKLFA, from the coding sequence TTGACCTTCCCACAGAATGTCAGCGGCCATCTTTCTATTGACGAGACCTGCCTATCCCATGGCGAGCTCTATACCGTTGTCACCAATAAAGAAGCACGGGGCAAAAAAGGGACCATTGTAGCCATACTGAACGGGACAAAATCAGAGAACATTATCCCGATCCTTCAAAAGATCCCACAGAGATTACGAAATAAAGTTCAAGAGATAACGCTTGATTTAGCCGGTAATATGGGATTGATAGCCAAAAGATGCTTTCCCAATGCTGTTCAGGTAATAGACCGTTTCCATGTTCAGCAACTTGCTAACGAAGCGCTTCAGGAAATAAGGATAAAGCACCGCTGGCAGGCCATTGACGATGAAAATCAAGCAATTGACCAAGCACGAAAGAATAAGGAAACCTATTTTCCGGAAGTCCTATCCAACAGTGAAACCATCAAACAGTTACTTGCAAGAAGCCGATACCTGCTTTATAAAAGTGAACATAAATGGACTTACGAGCAAAGAGAAAGGGCTGCTGTACTCTTTGAGCGATATCCCGATATTGAAAAGGCGTACAGGCTATCCCAAGAACTCTCTTGGATATTCAACACCACCATAGATAAGATCTACGCCTTTACAAGGTTGGCAAAATGGGCGGATAAAGTGGAACAGGCCGGCTTCAAGTCATTCAACACCGTCTCCAGAACCATAAATATCCATCACAAAAAAATATTGAACTACTTCGACAACAAGAGTACAAATGCTTCAGCAGAATCTTTCAATGCAAAGATAAAAGCTTTCAGAAGTCAGTTTAGAGGTGTAGGTGACATCAATTTCTTCCTGTTCAGATTGACCAAATTATTTGCGTAG